One region of Maylandia zebra isolate NMK-2024a linkage group LG10, Mzebra_GT3a, whole genome shotgun sequence genomic DNA includes:
- the LOC143420713 gene encoding uncharacterized protein LOC143420713 yields MLIKVKHRETKKYVKLEEVSFTDFMSAVQQKFLIPENAALKVTDEQGIEVDEDVFPELAGVKEVCFVIYTAEDILETESSKKLRDCSDLTHYVTLTPCDLTVLKQHVEEPSSPSLTDTLSVSTTSSQSSDTSDAGLQMVQPLLDSIHARNTVEQILTSKPAGVTVIHEYEKTGSLKDSTRRLMVNIIVAHMREKEGRTVSKATKEFHALGIVSLFPSLKDPYSKKGYEHFYDIQSNKGFLEWRIKTVQRQSKPPTASQNRVELKGGPTSRRKFGFTNDQQTRDQCMEAMSLLHHTTDQDIVFQKMRETFYYRQQILHDPQESANILQMFPRFLDTKGLILQDFAMMFGVETASRFLEKWNTSFKDKVAREARDLKETCLLKRLLKSALNEEMDDADEPEWDSDMASLLVLLHLLTPQPAGRKRPKKMSVGEAIDHLVKFHKSCQSLEDHLMNNEGNPQPYLLATGTSKAQVFSFYIVLDRKLLPCQSGTSLGAFDELFKCHFVFSVKYEDALSSLYTFLQTTVYNIDVGTTVESPRVKELRAKLLNK; encoded by the exons ATGTtgataaaagtaaaacacagagagacaaagaaatATGTCAAATTGGAAGAAGTCAGCTTCACAGATTTTATGAGTGCAG TGCAGCAGAAGTTTCTCATACCAGAAAATGCAGCACTGAAAGTCACAGATGAGCAGGGTATAGAGGTGGATGAGGATGTCTTTCCTGAACTTGCAGGAGTCAAAGAGGTGTGTTTTGTCATCTATACAGCTGAAG ACATCCTGGAAACAGAATCATCCAAGAAGCTGCGTGACTGCTCAGACCTAACACACTATGTGACACTCACACCTTGTG ATTTGACTGTCCTGAAGCAACATGTGGAAGAGCCCTCCTCTCCAAGTCTAACAGATACATTGTCTGTCTCAACCACCAGCAGTCAGAGCAGTGACACAAGCGATGCCGGACTTCAAATGGTTCAGCCTCTATTGGACAGCATACATGCAAGAAAT ACAGTGGAGCAGATTCTGACTTCCAAACCAGCAGGGGTGACTGTCATCCATGAGTATGAAAAAACTGGGAGTTTGAAAGATTCCACCAGGCGATTAATGGTGAACATCATTGTAGCTCACATGCGTGAAAAGGAAGG GAGAACTGTAAGTAAAGCAACGAAGGAGTTTCATGCACTTGGAATCGTGTCACTCTTCCCATCTTTGAAGGATCCGTACTCCAAAAAGGGATAT gAGCATTTCTATGACATTCAGAGCAACAAAGGTTTTCTTGAGTGGCGTATCAAGACTGTGCAACGTCAATCCAAACCCCCCACTGCATCACAGAACAGGGTGGAACTGAAAGGAGGGCCCACATCACGAAGGAAGTTTGGTTTCACTAATGACCAGCAAACAAGAGATCAATGTATGGAAGCCATGTCTCTTCTTCATCACACCACTGACCAAGATATAGTCTTCCAGAAGATGAGAGAGACATTCTACTATCGTCAGCAGATACTCCATGACCCACAAGAATCAGCAAACATTCTTCAGATGTTTCCTCGGTTTTTGGACACTAAAGGACTG ATTTTGCAGGACTTTGCAATGATGTTTGGAGTAGAGACTGCTTCCAGGTTCCTGGAAAAATGGAACACCAGTTTTAAAGACAAGGTTGCCAGGGAAGCCAGAGACCTTAAAGAGACTTGTCTTCTGAAAAGACTGCTGAAATCTGCTTTGAACGAAGAAATGGATGATGCTGATGAGCCAG AGTGGGACAGCGACATGGCTTCTCTTCTTGTTCTGCTGCACCTTCTCACGCCACAACCAGCTGGAAGGAAACGGCCAAAGAAGATGAGTGTTGGAGAGGCAATAGATCATCTGGTTAAATTTCACAAG TCTTGCCAGAGCCTTGAGGATCACCTCATGAACAATGAAGGAAACCCTCAGCCATATCTCCTGGCCACAGGGACTTCAAAAGCACAGGTTTTCAGCTTCTACATAGTCTTGGATCGAAAGCTTCTTCCATGTCAGTCAGGCACATCACTGGGTGCATTTGATGAGCTGTTCAAGTGCCACTTTGTTTTCAGTGTGAAATATGAAGACGCTCTGTCCAGCCTGTACACATTTTTGCAGACCACTGTGTACAATATTGATGTAGGCACAACAGTGGAAAGTCCAAGAGTCAAAGAGTTGCGAGCAAAGCTGTTGAATAAGTAG